In Fluviicola taffensis DSM 16823, the following are encoded in one genomic region:
- the hflX gene encoding GTPase HflX, whose amino-acid sequence MDEGHVLVDAVEETCVLVGIITSTVTDEQAHEYLDELEFLAETAGATSVKRFTQKLPMANPRTFVGTGKLEEIKEYVKENGVELVIFDDELSPSQLRNIERELECKILDRNILILDIFASRARTSHAKTQVELAQMQYMLPRLKRLWTHLERQKGGIGLRGPGESQIETDRRIIQTRIALLKEKLKEIDKQMSVQRGNRGQLVRVALVGYTNVGKSTMMNMLSKSEVFAENKLFATLDTTVRKVVIENLPFLLTDTVGFIRKLPHQLVESFKSTLDEVREADLLIHVVDISHPNFEDQLNIVNETLAELDNKDKPMILVFNKIDAYKHNPGIDSDGNLEEESANMTLEELKRTWMNRLPATKCVFISATDKDNVEELKETMYSEIKRIFAVRYPHNNFLY is encoded by the coding sequence ATGGATGAAGGTCACGTTTTAGTTGACGCAGTTGAAGAAACTTGCGTGCTTGTTGGAATCATTACATCTACTGTGACGGATGAGCAAGCACACGAATATTTGGATGAATTGGAATTCCTGGCTGAAACTGCAGGTGCAACTTCTGTCAAACGATTTACACAAAAACTTCCAATGGCTAATCCGCGCACTTTTGTGGGAACGGGTAAATTGGAAGAAATCAAAGAATATGTAAAAGAAAATGGGGTAGAGCTAGTTATTTTTGATGATGAGCTTTCACCTTCTCAATTGCGCAATATTGAACGCGAATTGGAGTGTAAAATCTTGGATCGGAACATTTTGATCTTGGATATTTTTGCTTCTCGTGCACGTACTTCACATGCGAAAACGCAGGTCGAATTGGCGCAAATGCAATACATGCTTCCGCGATTGAAACGACTTTGGACTCACTTGGAGCGTCAAAAAGGAGGAATTGGTTTACGTGGTCCAGGAGAATCTCAGATTGAAACCGATAGACGAATTATTCAAACTCGAATTGCGCTCTTGAAGGAAAAATTGAAAGAGATTGATAAACAAATGTCGGTGCAGCGAGGTAATCGTGGGCAATTGGTCCGTGTAGCTTTGGTGGGGTATACCAATGTTGGTAAGAGCACGATGATGAATATGTTGAGTAAATCGGAGGTTTTTGCAGAGAACAAATTGTTTGCAACCTTGGATACAACTGTTCGAAAAGTGGTAATCGAAAATTTGCCTTTTTTGCTCACAGACACCGTTGGGTTCATCCGAAAATTGCCGCATCAATTGGTGGAATCTTTTAAATCGACTTTGGATGAGGTGCGTGAAGCTGATCTTTTGATTCATGTGGTAGATATTTCTCATCCCAATTTTGAAGATCAGTTGAATATTGTGAATGAAACTTTGGCCGAATTGGATAACAAAGACAAACCCATGATTTTGGTTTTCAATAAGATTGATGCTTACAAACACAATCCAGGAATCGATAGCGATGGGAATTTGGAGGAAGAAAGTGCCAATATGACTTTGGAAGAATTGAAGAGAACGTGGATGAATCGACTTCCTGCAACCAAATGTGTTTTTATTTCTGCAACAGATAAAGATAACGTAGAAGAGTTGAAAGAAACCATGTATTCTGAAATTAAACGAATTTTTGCAGTTCGCTATCCCCATAATAATTTCTTGTATTAA
- a CDS encoding amidohydrolase family protein: protein MIRYILALLLPFSVFSQAQKPENGVKTPNLNSFVLTNVTIIVSPDKTIENGTITVRNGKIVAVDKFTLTTPKDLMIIDGKNAVVVPSFIEVNSSLGISSEQKAENKMGPYYWNHAIRADFDPIDWYKTDEKLMTEYQKMGFGAVLTHRNDGLAQGYGAFIQLGVTNSDNQLYSSKAASFYSFRKGSSPQGYPSSLVGSIALLRQTFYDAQWHSEYGTEANYSLDAISQQLKKPAFFQLENKSDIFRVKSLMREFKRDFTVLGTGQEQFLGKIWDTLKVQLVIPINFPEAFDLKDPYLAHQIPFSELKTWEMAPRNPAFLMNQKVPFITTAAGHTTAADFWKHIHQSLAFGWTVNDVIRSLTVAPATLLGVQKELGTIEIDKWANFTVYDVNPFLYQSKVLEVYSKGERKTLQNAPIADLRGTYSMNIDGSKFWLEISGTASQPEGKVKFMRTIQDTLTFANKTDTVSTNAKISLLNNDISIHFIQLIDGEKQTFSLKGDINPRVYIFEGEGTNSKGKWIKWSALRNKKNEIKDENKQAWTLDTLAIPSPRFPNSAFGFTAAPKPTVIIFEQATIWTNTDEGIIQEGTVIVENGKIKAIHRGSGTYLKPNDAIVINAKGKILTTGIIDEHSHIALTRGVNEGGQAIACEVRMEDALNEEDIDIYHQLAGGVTAAQLLHGSANPIGGQSALIKLKWGHYPNEFLIKNAPKFVKFALGENVKQSNWGSSNRFPQTRMGVEQVYIDAFSRALAYHQSKGTSTGKQKDKNATPPAVDLELEALYEIVSGDRKITCHSYVQSEINMLMHVADSFGFKVNTFTHILEGYKLADKMKEHGVAASTFSDWWAYKFEVLDAIPQNASLMTDMGLTVAINSDDAEMGRRLNQEAAKTIKYGGSTEDQAWKMVTLNPAKILHLDDRMGTVQVGKDADLVLWTNNPLSVTAKPLYTVVDGEILFDAQKDFQMQQEIAAERARIIAKMTEEAKKGEPTKPYNRKRRGHFHCNTLGEEESFEANEH, encoded by the coding sequence ATGATTCGTTATATACTTGCTCTCTTACTTCCATTCAGTGTCTTTAGTCAAGCACAAAAGCCCGAAAACGGAGTAAAAACACCCAACCTCAACTCATTTGTATTAACGAATGTCACGATAATTGTCTCTCCAGACAAAACCATTGAAAATGGAACAATCACCGTCAGAAATGGAAAAATTGTTGCTGTAGACAAGTTTACCTTGACAACTCCCAAAGATTTGATGATCATTGACGGAAAAAATGCCGTTGTTGTTCCTTCTTTCATTGAAGTAAATAGCTCTTTGGGAATTTCTTCCGAGCAAAAAGCAGAAAACAAAATGGGACCCTATTATTGGAATCATGCAATTCGAGCAGATTTTGACCCCATTGATTGGTATAAAACAGATGAGAAATTAATGACCGAATACCAAAAAATGGGCTTTGGGGCAGTTTTAACTCACCGAAATGATGGATTGGCTCAAGGTTATGGAGCATTCATCCAATTGGGGGTCACCAATTCAGATAATCAACTTTACAGCAGCAAAGCAGCTTCTTTTTACTCCTTCAGAAAAGGAAGTTCTCCACAAGGATATCCAAGCTCTCTAGTGGGTTCAATAGCTTTACTTCGTCAGACTTTTTACGATGCACAATGGCATTCAGAATATGGAACGGAAGCAAATTACAGCTTAGACGCAATCTCTCAACAACTAAAAAAGCCAGCTTTCTTTCAATTGGAGAACAAATCCGATATTTTCAGAGTGAAATCGTTGATGCGCGAGTTTAAAAGAGATTTCACCGTATTAGGAACTGGTCAAGAGCAATTTTTAGGAAAAATTTGGGACACCCTCAAAGTTCAATTGGTTATTCCCATCAATTTCCCAGAAGCATTTGATTTGAAAGATCCGTATTTGGCTCACCAAATTCCATTCAGTGAATTAAAAACATGGGAAATGGCTCCTAGAAATCCAGCGTTTTTAATGAATCAAAAAGTTCCCTTCATTACCACAGCTGCTGGCCATACAACTGCAGCAGATTTCTGGAAACATATTCATCAATCATTGGCATTCGGCTGGACAGTCAATGATGTCATACGTTCCTTAACAGTTGCACCTGCCACTCTTTTGGGAGTTCAAAAAGAATTAGGCACAATCGAAATAGACAAATGGGCAAACTTTACCGTTTATGATGTGAATCCATTTTTATACCAATCTAAGGTGCTCGAAGTTTACTCAAAAGGAGAGCGAAAAACGTTGCAAAATGCTCCAATTGCAGATCTTCGTGGCACTTATAGCATGAATATTGATGGTTCAAAGTTTTGGTTGGAAATCAGCGGAACGGCAAGTCAACCTGAGGGGAAAGTAAAATTCATGCGAACAATCCAAGACACTCTGACTTTCGCAAACAAAACGGATACTGTTTCAACAAACGCCAAAATATCACTCCTAAATAACGATATCTCTATTCATTTTATTCAACTGATAGATGGAGAAAAACAAACATTTAGTTTGAAAGGAGATATAAACCCTCGTGTCTATATTTTTGAAGGAGAAGGAACAAATAGCAAAGGTAAATGGATTAAATGGAGTGCTCTGCGCAACAAAAAAAATGAAATCAAAGATGAAAATAAACAAGCTTGGACTTTAGATACTTTAGCTATTCCCAGTCCTCGTTTCCCCAACAGTGCTTTTGGATTTACCGCGGCACCAAAACCAACGGTAATCATATTCGAACAAGCAACCATTTGGACAAATACCGACGAAGGTATTATCCAAGAAGGAACAGTTATCGTGGAAAATGGAAAAATTAAAGCCATTCACAGAGGCTCTGGAACCTACCTAAAACCCAATGATGCGATTGTAATCAATGCAAAAGGGAAAATTCTAACCACAGGAATTATTGATGAGCATTCACACATTGCACTCACAAGAGGCGTAAATGAAGGTGGACAAGCAATTGCCTGTGAAGTTCGAATGGAAGATGCCCTCAACGAAGAAGACATTGATATTTATCATCAATTAGCTGGAGGAGTTACTGCAGCTCAATTACTGCATGGTTCAGCAAATCCAATTGGAGGACAATCAGCTTTAATTAAATTAAAATGGGGACATTATCCGAATGAATTTTTAATTAAAAACGCGCCCAAGTTTGTCAAATTTGCTCTTGGTGAAAATGTGAAACAATCCAATTGGGGGTCAAGTAATCGTTTCCCTCAAACAAGAATGGGAGTTGAACAAGTTTATATTGATGCCTTTTCTCGGGCTTTAGCATATCACCAATCAAAGGGTACTTCTACAGGAAAACAAAAAGATAAAAATGCAACTCCACCAGCAGTAGATTTAGAATTGGAAGCCCTTTACGAAATTGTTTCGGGAGACCGAAAAATAACCTGTCACAGTTACGTGCAATCGGAAATCAATATGTTGATGCACGTGGCAGATTCATTCGGATTTAAAGTAAATACGTTTACTCACATTTTGGAAGGTTACAAATTGGCCGATAAAATGAAAGAACATGGCGTTGCCGCTTCTACTTTTTCAGATTGGTGGGCTTATAAATTTGAAGTGTTGGATGCCATTCCTCAAAACGCCAGTTTAATGACAGATATGGGATTAACTGTTGCAATTAATTCCGATGATGCAGAAATGGGAAGACGCTTGAACCAAGAAGCTGCAAAAACGATTAAATACGGAGGATCAACCGAAGATCAAGCTTGGAAAATGGTCACTTTGAACCCTGCAAAAATTTTGCACTTGGATGATCGCATGGGAACTGTACAAGTTGGAAAAGATGCCGATTTGGTTCTATGGACAAACAATCCATTAAGTGTCACTGCAAAGCCGCTTTACACGGTTGTGGATGGTGAAATTTTATTTGATGCTCAAAAAGACTTTCAAATGCAGCAAGAAATTGCAGCTGAGCGAGCTCGCATCATTGCAAAAATGACAGAAGAGGCAAAAAAAGGCGAGCCTACAAAACCATACAATCGCAAGCGCAGAGGACATTTTCATTGCAATACCTTGGGCGAAGAAGAATCATTCGAAGCAAACGAACACTAA
- a CDS encoding amidohydrolase family protein: protein MKRLIYSLLILVAFVSSTYGQKKYSKILLESGTVHTGNGQVITTGSIGIENGVIILVKNTLAYTYNKSDWDTIINLSGHHVYPGFVAPNSTLGLTEIDAVRASRDYEEIGVFNPHVRAQIAYNCESKVIETVRTNGVLMIQTTPRGGRISGQSSLMTSSCWNWEDGTVKADDGIHVEWPSAYTRNWGDPITKPNETYEDQKRELIHFLLTAKAASGTKDKNTPLQFSALSECFNGEKRFYFHANEVQQINDILDLITELEIKFPVIVGGYESYLVADRLKIKKVPVMLGRLHSLPQREDDPFDLPYKLPFLLQQAGVQFCLQNEGDMEAMNARNLPFLAGTAMSYGLTEEEAIRSITLSACEIIGISKNYGSIEIGKRATLFASNGSALEMKGNQASVILIDGAFVPTTNFQTELYKKYKKKYGK from the coding sequence ATGAAAAGACTCATATACTCCTTATTGATTTTAGTTGCGTTTGTTAGTAGTACTTACGGTCAAAAGAAATACTCAAAAATATTACTGGAAAGCGGAACGGTCCACACTGGTAATGGACAAGTGATTACAACTGGAAGTATAGGCATTGAAAACGGGGTGATTATTCTCGTCAAAAACACACTCGCATATACTTATAACAAATCAGATTGGGATACGATTATTAATTTGAGTGGTCACCATGTTTATCCTGGGTTTGTTGCTCCAAATTCCACATTGGGTCTAACCGAAATTGATGCTGTAAGGGCTTCAAGAGATTACGAAGAAATTGGAGTTTTCAATCCACATGTTCGTGCTCAAATTGCTTACAATTGTGAATCAAAGGTCATAGAAACCGTTCGTACAAATGGTGTTTTAATGATTCAAACGACTCCAAGAGGTGGCAGAATTTCTGGTCAATCTAGTTTAATGACTAGCTCTTGTTGGAACTGGGAAGACGGGACGGTAAAAGCAGACGATGGAATTCATGTAGAATGGCCTTCTGCTTACACGCGAAATTGGGGAGATCCGATTACAAAACCCAATGAAACGTATGAGGATCAAAAACGCGAATTGATTCATTTCTTACTCACGGCAAAAGCAGCTTCAGGAACTAAAGACAAGAACACACCCTTGCAATTCAGTGCTTTAAGCGAATGCTTTAATGGCGAAAAGCGGTTTTACTTTCATGCAAATGAAGTGCAGCAAATCAACGATATCTTAGATTTAATTACGGAATTGGAAATCAAGTTCCCTGTAATTGTTGGTGGATATGAAAGTTATTTGGTAGCAGATCGTTTAAAAATCAAAAAGGTTCCAGTGATGCTTGGTCGCTTACATTCTTTGCCACAGCGTGAAGATGATCCATTCGATCTTCCTTACAAATTGCCGTTTTTATTGCAACAAGCAGGTGTTCAATTCTGTCTTCAGAATGAGGGAGATATGGAAGCTATGAATGCGCGTAACTTACCTTTTTTAGCAGGGACAGCCATGTCTTATGGTTTAACAGAAGAAGAAGCTATTCGCTCTATTACACTCAGTGCGTGCGAAATTATCGGAATCTCCAAAAACTACGGAAGCATTGAAATTGGAAAAAGAGCAACCTTATTCGCTTCCAATGGTTCAGCCTTAGAAATGAAAGGAAACCAGGCCTCTGTGATTCTGATCGATGGAGCATTTGTTCCAACAACGAATTTTCAAACGGAATTGTACAAGAAGTATAAGAAGAAGTATGGGAAGTAA
- a CDS encoding superoxide dismutase: MAFELPKLGYAYDALEPHIDARTMEIHYTKHHQAYATNLNNAIAGTDMEGKSIEYILQNCKDKPAVRNNGGGFWNHNLFWEVMAPNAGGTPTGELAQAINDAFGTFEHFKEEFSKAGATRFGSGWAWLCVEGGKLVVCSTANQDNPLMGEGCKGTPILAMDVWEHAYYLNYQNRRPDYMNAFFNVINWDVVAKKFAAAK; the protein is encoded by the coding sequence ATGGCATTTGAATTACCAAAATTAGGATATGCATACGATGCGCTAGAACCGCATATTGATGCTCGTACAATGGAAATCCACTATACAAAACATCACCAAGCATACGCCACAAACTTAAATAACGCAATCGCAGGAACAGATATGGAAGGAAAATCTATTGAGTATATCCTGCAAAACTGCAAAGACAAACCAGCTGTTCGCAACAACGGTGGTGGTTTCTGGAATCACAACTTGTTTTGGGAAGTAATGGCTCCAAATGCTGGCGGAACACCAACAGGTGAATTAGCACAAGCAATTAACGATGCATTCGGAACTTTCGAGCATTTCAAAGAAGAATTTTCAAAAGCAGGTGCTACCCGTTTTGGATCAGGTTGGGCTTGGTTGTGCGTTGAAGGAGGAAAATTGGTAGTTTGTTCAACAGCAAACCAAGATAATCCATTGATGGGTGAAGGTTGTAAAGGAACACCAATCTTAGCAATGGATGTTTGGGAACATGCTTATTATTTGAATTACCAAAACCGTCGTCCAGATTACATGAATGCATTTTTCAATGTCATCAATTGGGATGTCGTTGCAAAGAAATTCGCAGCAGCAAAATAA
- a CDS encoding T9SS type A sorting domain-containing protein, with protein MKKSSLFLFLVLVNNITNAQNLTRSDIGYQIGENYIMFQSMYLNPGSDGIGVTWDLSSMTDQFGQIDVTISDNTSLFPNSNAVMAMSIGYNDYFNITNNSIEVVGGDFNGGSIKNYTNAQTFINFPITSLSNFTDTYESNSNGGSEVTLGNIHEEFSGSGTLITPIGTFTDAIRLKQTRIQSSTINSITQIDTTISYLWFKAGVHHELAVLQTIKSTLGDGENGYYTSADPALKMEENQLFNVSIYPNPTSGNIQIKSTENILSLKIYKLSGELVLEKDISNSLGIELNIDNLNSGIYLIHFYDENGATSVKRISKI; from the coding sequence ATGAAAAAAAGCAGCCTTTTTCTATTCCTAGTTTTAGTGAATAACATTACCAACGCTCAAAATTTAACCCGAAGCGATATCGGTTATCAAATCGGGGAAAATTATATTATGTTTCAATCGATGTATCTTAATCCAGGTTCTGACGGAATAGGAGTAACTTGGGATTTATCTTCAATGACCGATCAATTTGGGCAAATCGATGTAACAATTAGTGATAACACCTCTCTCTTTCCAAATTCAAACGCCGTTATGGCTATGTCTATCGGCTATAACGATTATTTCAACATTACCAATAACTCAATAGAGGTAGTCGGAGGAGATTTTAATGGTGGTTCAATCAAAAATTACACAAACGCTCAAACCTTTATAAATTTTCCAATTACAAGTTTATCAAATTTTACCGACACCTACGAATCCAATTCAAATGGAGGTAGTGAAGTTACCTTAGGAAATATTCATGAGGAATTTTCGGGTTCTGGAACTTTAATAACACCTATTGGAACTTTTACAGATGCAATTCGTCTAAAACAAACCCGTATTCAAAGCTCAACTATTAACTCTATCACTCAAATAGACACAACCATTTCTTATCTTTGGTTTAAAGCAGGAGTTCACCATGAATTAGCAGTTCTTCAAACTATTAAATCAACATTGGGTGATGGTGAAAATGGATATTACACAAGTGCTGATCCAGCTTTAAAAATGGAAGAAAATCAGTTATTCAACGTAAGTATTTACCCTAATCCAACATCTGGAAATATTCAAATAAAATCTACTGAAAACATACTTAGTTTGAAAATCTATAAACTATCTGGTGAACTTGTTTTAGAAAAAGACATTTCCAATTCGCTCGGTATTGAATTAAACATTGATAATTTGAATTCTGGAATTTATTTAATTCATTTTTATGATGAAAATGGAGCAACTAGTGTAAAGCGAATATCAAAAATCTAA
- a CDS encoding carotenoid biosynthesis protein, with the protein MKLPKKQTLLLIILIIFYTVGLVGLHTDSRNSFLELSPFNLILSFICLYFSFANYSVKKHVDILLIGIVGYTIEWIGVHTSVLFGHYGYGNNLGYRLDGIPLIIGVNWILLTFSATAIVNKWNIPLVLKALIAGVLMTALDWIIEPVAIKSDFWHWNDGTIPMYNYVCWIFFSSLFSFWVLKRKSVETNKVSVGLFIILVIFFAILNR; encoded by the coding sequence ATGAAATTACCAAAGAAACAAACCCTTTTATTAATCATTTTAATTATCTTCTATACCGTTGGTTTAGTTGGTCTTCATACTGATTCTAGAAATTCTTTTTTGGAGCTATCTCCTTTCAATTTAATCTTGTCATTTATTTGTCTTTATTTTTCGTTCGCGAATTATTCGGTAAAAAAGCATGTGGATATCTTGCTAATTGGAATTGTAGGATATACAATCGAATGGATTGGAGTGCATACTTCAGTCTTATTCGGACATTATGGATATGGAAATAATTTAGGGTATCGTTTAGATGGAATTCCTCTAATCATTGGTGTTAACTGGATTTTATTGACTTTTTCAGCTACTGCAATTGTCAATAAATGGAATATTCCACTTGTTTTAAAAGCTCTAATTGCGGGAGTGTTGATGACTGCTTTGGATTGGATTATTGAACCAGTTGCTATTAAATCAGATTTTTGGCATTGGAATGATGGTACAATTCCGATGTATAATTATGTGTGCTGGATTTTCTTTTCTTCCTTGTTTAGTTTTTGGGTTTTGAAAAGAAAATCGGTTGAAACAAACAAAGTAAGTGTTGGATTGTTTATTATTCTAGTGATATTTTTTGCAATTTTAAACAGATGA
- a CDS encoding tetratricopeptide repeat protein, translating into MRFGIFVLSLFFYSISYSQSAYLDSLKSTLQKSVSNDTMRVFQYNEIAWTYLDYSLDSSYFYLQKGLLLAQKKRYANGIMDAKNTLGIYYRLNSRYPEAIKTYEELIQLRKKHKQEEKLIGAYSNLGSVYFEKGSYALALKNYEKSINLAKKLNDFDNQLILYTNIGTAYKSIGLYDQAVQAFQEGLTLNKQIKNEEQDAQLYVNLGTVYHERQMYNQEIKYNLIAKEKVEKSGNYRLLETVLFNLSLDYRYTKQYVKAKKVLNELKKVAQKLNEEDVWLSYYQSEANYLNDIKKYSEALQAAEMAEKMSNKEADLLSFAEVQLTKATIYHHMHKRDLAIKHAEIALDAFNDTEDVNAQVRTYNTLSEIYKKSGNHQKALQYYETANSLKEKMDLEAVTNQISTLNSLNELDRKEQDLALSKQKNQRISAENDRKSNLILGLFLIGGLIVISLGISFKSNQQKRKANALLNQQNEEIETQKTVIEEKQGEILGSIHYAKRIQESLLVKQQLLKEELPASFVFFQPKDIVSGDFYWATKRNSKFYLAICDSTGHGVPGAFMSALNITFLSEAVNQLGIEEPGQIFNHVRNRLVESISHDGAKDGMDGVLLCFDESRSIISYAAAYNTPIIVRNNELIKFSADKMPVGKSDYTQDFQTFSIESEPGDELFVYTDGYADQFGGERGKKFKIANLNTFLMELSNQKISEQSTKLKTHFNAWKGNLEQVDDVCVFGVKLS; encoded by the coding sequence ATGCGTTTTGGAATTTTCGTATTGTCGCTATTTTTCTATTCTATCAGTTACAGTCAATCGGCATATCTGGATAGTTTAAAATCGACGTTGCAAAAGTCGGTTTCTAATGATACAATGCGTGTTTTTCAGTACAATGAAATCGCTTGGACTTACCTTGATTATTCCTTAGATTCCAGTTATTTCTATTTGCAAAAAGGACTTCTTTTAGCTCAAAAGAAAAGGTATGCGAATGGAATTATGGATGCCAAAAACACATTGGGAATTTATTACCGCTTGAATTCGCGTTATCCAGAAGCGATCAAAACCTACGAAGAGTTAATCCAATTACGAAAAAAACACAAGCAGGAAGAGAAATTAATTGGAGCTTATTCGAATTTAGGTTCTGTTTATTTCGAAAAAGGAAGTTATGCTTTAGCACTAAAAAATTACGAGAAATCTATCAATCTTGCGAAAAAGTTGAATGATTTTGACAATCAATTAATTTTATACACAAATATAGGGACCGCATATAAATCAATTGGGTTGTATGATCAAGCGGTTCAGGCTTTTCAGGAAGGTTTAACACTGAATAAGCAAATAAAGAATGAAGAGCAGGATGCACAGTTGTACGTGAATTTGGGAACAGTTTATCACGAACGACAAATGTATAATCAGGAGATAAAATACAACCTCATTGCTAAAGAGAAGGTCGAAAAATCGGGTAATTACAGATTACTAGAAACTGTTTTGTTCAATTTATCCCTTGATTATCGCTACACGAAACAATATGTGAAGGCAAAAAAGGTGTTGAATGAACTGAAAAAAGTTGCTCAAAAATTGAATGAAGAGGATGTTTGGCTTTCTTATTACCAATCAGAAGCAAATTATTTGAATGACATTAAAAAGTATTCAGAGGCATTACAAGCGGCTGAAATGGCTGAGAAAATGTCGAACAAAGAAGCTGATTTGTTGAGTTTCGCAGAAGTTCAATTAACGAAGGCTACGATTTATCATCACATGCATAAAAGGGATTTAGCCATTAAGCATGCAGAGATTGCCTTAGATGCATTTAACGATACCGAAGATGTGAATGCGCAGGTTCGGACTTACAATACTTTATCTGAAATATATAAGAAATCAGGTAATCACCAAAAAGCTTTACAGTATTATGAAACTGCTAATTCATTGAAAGAAAAGATGGATTTGGAAGCAGTTACAAATCAAATTTCAACTTTGAATTCACTCAATGAATTGGATCGAAAGGAACAGGATTTGGCACTTTCTAAGCAAAAAAATCAGCGAATTTCGGCAGAGAATGATCGAAAAAGCAACTTAATTTTAGGTTTGTTTTTAATTGGAGGATTGATTGTTATTTCTTTGGGAATCAGTTTTAAATCCAATCAACAAAAGCGAAAAGCAAACGCGCTTTTGAATCAGCAAAACGAGGAAATTGAAACCCAAAAAACGGTTATTGAAGAAAAACAAGGCGAAATTTTAGGTTCTATTCATTATGCTAAGCGTATTCAGGAGTCGTTATTGGTGAAACAGCAGTTACTCAAAGAAGAACTTCCAGCATCGTTTGTTTTCTTTCAACCCAAAGATATTGTTTCGGGAGACTTTTATTGGGCTACGAAACGAAATTCAAAATTCTATTTGGCCATTTGCGATAGCACGGGCCATGGAGTCCCTGGGGCGTTTATGAGTGCTTTGAACATTACTTTTTTAAGTGAAGCTGTGAATCAATTAGGAATTGAAGAACCAGGACAAATTTTCAATCATGTGAGAAATCGTTTGGTAGAATCCATTTCTCACGACGGGGCAAAAGACGGAATGGATGGTGTGTTATTGTGTTTCGATGAAAGTCGTTCAATTATTTCCTATGCTGCTGCTTACAATACACCTATTATTGTAAGGAATAATGAGTTAATCAAATTTTCTGCAGATAAAATGCCCGTTGGAAAGAGTGATTACACACAGGATTTTCAAACATTTTCAATCGAAAGTGAACCAGGTGATGAGTTGTTTGTTTATACAGATGGTTATGCTGATCAATTTGGCGGCGAAAGAGGGAAAAAGTTCAAAATTGCGAATCTGAATACATTCTTAATGGAGCTTTCAAATCAAAAAATAAGTGAACAGTCAACCAAACTGAAAACCCATTTTAATGCTTGGAAAGGAAATCTGGAACAAGTGGACGATGTGTGCGTGTTTGGAGTTAAATTAAGCTAA
- a CDS encoding c-type cytochrome, with product MVLRIGILIGSLALITSSCGGNESLEDKTKPISNEPISLEDAKSVYILNCASCHGPDGTLKASNAKDLSISTLDEATIEKTIRKGNDKGMMPYEEMLSTAEIKGVVKFVQNLRK from the coding sequence ATGGTTTTAAGAATTGGAATTTTAATTGGGTCTTTGGCATTGATAACTTCCAGTTGTGGAGGAAATGAATCCCTAGAAGACAAAACAAAACCGATTTCAAACGAACCAATCTCTTTGGAAGATGCAAAATCAGTTTACATCTTGAATTGTGCTTCTTGTCATGGTCCGGATGGAACATTGAAAGCTTCGAATGCGAAAGATTTGTCTATTAGTACGTTGGACGAAGCCACAATAGAGAAAACAATTCGAAAAGGAAACGATAAAGGAATGATGCCTTATGAAGAGATGCTGAGTACAGCAGAAATAAAAGGTGTCGTAAAATTCGTTCAAAATTTACGGAAATAA